A stretch of Trichomycterus rosablanca isolate fTriRos1 chromosome 8, fTriRos1.hap1, whole genome shotgun sequence DNA encodes these proteins:
- the LOC134318688 gene encoding uncharacterized protein LOC134318688 encodes MPETQTVGHNVPVFSVKVGERVTLNCAFIDKLDKMIWYKQRFGEMPQKVGGSLLYNEINISPEFNQSGLKMKKTMTGISLTFLHIRKEDEGLYFCGVFNWVRNSFSNGTFISVTGDQECSVSVFQNSELDSFTARESVNLQCTVLSKSTISDLPVLWFRSTAPQSHPQIIYTHHNSSHQCKNSSSTYTCVYNFSKNILTINDTGTYYCAVAMCGKIIFGNGTTVQLASVDYLWKFLAVALVVCITVIIVQSVLICKIRSCKPYRVTHQQGSVIEKSNNQDCDAPALNYVALHFNERKNNKAREKRQPAKDCVYSEVTMTS; translated from the exons ATGCCTGAGA CTCAAACTGTGGGTCACAATGTACCAGTATTTTCTGTAAAAGTTGGTGAACGTGTTACTCTCAACTGTGCATTTATAGACAAATTAGATAAGATGATTTGGTACAAGCAAAGATTTGGTGAGATGCCTCAGAAGGTGGGAGGAAGTTTATTATATAATGAAATCAACATTTCTCCTGAGTTCAACCAATCAGgattaaaaatgaagaaaacaaTGACTGGAATTTCTTTGACATTTCTGCATATAAGAAAAGAGGATGAAGGATTGTACTTCTGTGGAGTATTTAACTGGGTGAGAAATTCATTTTCCAATGGAACATTCATATCTGTGACAG gTGATCAAGAATGCAGTGTATCAGTGTTCCAAAACAGTGAGCTGGACTCATTCACTGCAAGAGAATCAGTAAATCTTCAGTGCACGGTTCTTTCTAAAAGCACAATATCAGATCTTCCAGTGCTCTGGTTTAGATCTACTGCACCACAATCCCATCCTCAAATCATTTACACTCATCACAACAGCAGCCATCAATGTAAGAACAGCTCTTCTACATACACCTGTGTGTACAACTTCTCCAAGAACATCCTCACCATCAATGATACTGGTACCTACTACTGTGCTGTGGCCATGTGTGGAAAGATCATATTTGGAAATGGAACAACTGTACAGCTGG CATCTGTGGATTATTTATGGAAGTTTCTTGCAGTAGCTTTGGTGGTGTGCATAACTGTGATCattgttcagtctgttttaatCTGTAAAATTAGAAGCTGTAAACCATACAGAG TGACCCATCAACAAGGTTCTGTGATAGAGAAATCAAACAATCAG GATTGTGATGCTCCAGCACTGAATTACGTTGCCTTACATTTCAATGAGAGAAAAAACAACAAAGCAAGAGAAAAGAGGCAACCAGCCAAAGACTGTGTGTATTCTGAAGTGACAATGACCTCTTAG